A DNA window from Vagococcus penaei contains the following coding sequences:
- a CDS encoding PepSY domain-containing protein, producing the protein MKKLYLMIGLSFITVGALTACSKPAEKNTTPATSSQTTTSSSTSAETTKSSIKTKDEQSDLSKVKVTVKEVVELYQQAHPDSDITSLELESPLGALVYKVEGMDDEQEYEMVIDAMNKKVEKNHSEKLDRNEKGGTERKEEALDVKNLISVDKAISIAESAAGFGKATELSLDKELSITFWDVTVKEGMKEMEIKLNAQTGDVVESKKD; encoded by the coding sequence ATGAAAAAATTATATCTGATGATTGGGTTAAGTTTTATTACAGTTGGCGCATTAACAGCCTGTTCAAAACCAGCTGAAAAGAATACGACACCAGCGACAAGTAGTCAAACAACGACTAGCAGTAGTACAAGTGCTGAAACAACTAAAAGTTCAATCAAGACAAAGGATGAGCAATCTGATTTAAGTAAAGTGAAAGTAACCGTCAAAGAAGTAGTTGAGTTATACCAACAAGCACATCCCGATAGTGATATTACGTCATTAGAATTAGAGTCACCTTTAGGGGCCTTAGTTTATAAAGTCGAGGGTATGGACGATGAGCAAGAGTACGAGATGGTGATAGATGCGATGAATAAAAAAGTCGAAAAAAATCATTCAGAAAAGTTAGATCGTAATGAAAAAGGTGGAACAGAAAGAAAAGAAGAAGCCTTAGATGTCAAAAATTTAATTAGTGTGGATAAAGCTATTTCAATTGCTGAATCAGCTGCTGGTTTTGGTAAAGCAACAGAATTAAGTTTAGATAAAGAGTTATCGATTACTTTTTGGGACGTGACGGTGAAGGAAGGCATGAAAGAGATGGAAATTAAATTGAATGCTCAAACTGGTGATGTTGTCGAAAGTAAAAAAGATTAG
- a CDS encoding ABC transporter substrate-binding protein: protein MFKGKLVALTVATVLTSLTLVGCGTKEKATEETSQKDQAKSLTLSFGAMPAVDSLPVYIAEKEGYFKEEGLDLDLQSFKSPKDRDAALSSGHLDGANTDLIALSAYRQGDLDMKIVSQSIGTFSVITGEESVEKLADLEGKKVGYIQKQAPEYFLAKALEKEKLSLSSIQPEMVPQIPVRVELTKNKKIAATIVPEPFTTIGEVEGLKELANSQELDIQTTIFGFKADVLSDKPEAVKAFYNAYNKGVDYINNHPLNDYYPVLVEKIGFTDAIKDKVKLPNYTQAKQIDPNQVKEAFDWSKEQRIYTKDWTDKDVMSDLLAK from the coding sequence ATGTTTAAAGGAAAATTGGTAGCGTTAACCGTGGCAACGGTATTAACTAGTCTGACATTGGTTGGGTGTGGTACCAAAGAAAAAGCAACAGAAGAAACTAGTCAAAAAGATCAGGCTAAGTCGTTAACGCTAAGTTTTGGCGCAATGCCAGCGGTTGATAGTTTACCGGTATACATTGCGGAAAAAGAAGGTTACTTTAAAGAAGAAGGTTTAGACTTAGACTTACAAAGTTTTAAATCACCTAAAGATCGTGATGCTGCTTTATCAAGTGGTCATTTAGACGGTGCTAATACCGATTTGATTGCTTTAAGTGCTTATCGTCAAGGTGATTTGGATATGAAGATTGTCAGCCAGTCGATAGGGACATTCTCAGTGATTACTGGTGAAGAATCTGTTGAAAAACTGGCAGATTTAGAGGGTAAAAAAGTTGGGTATATTCAAAAGCAAGCACCAGAATACTTTTTGGCGAAAGCATTAGAAAAGGAAAAATTATCGTTATCTAGTATTCAACCTGAAATGGTTCCTCAAATTCCGGTTCGTGTTGAGTTAACAAAAAACAAAAAAATTGCGGCAACGATTGTACCTGAACCATTTACAACTATTGGTGAAGTAGAAGGATTAAAAGAATTGGCAAATAGCCAAGAGTTAGATATTCAGACAACAATTTTTGGTTTTAAAGCAGATGTTTTAAGTGATAAGCCAGAGGCAGTTAAAGCCTTCTATAACGCGTACAATAAAGGTGTAGACTATATTAACAATCATCCATTAAATGATTACTACCCAGTGTTAGTCGAAAAAATTGGTTTTACTGACGCTATTAAAGATAAAGTTAAATTGCCTAACTACACTCAAGCAAAACAAATTGACCCAAATCAAGTGAAAGAAGCCTTTGATTGGTCTAAAGAACAAAGAATTTATACAAAAGACTGGACAGATAAAGACGTCATGAGCGATTTATTAGCTAAATAA
- a CDS encoding glycerate kinase, which yields MMKTILLAPDSFKDSMTAFDACLAMETGLKRVFGKHVIYQQMPMSDGGEGIVDTLVTATNGQKVTVTVEGPLPSMQVTSYYGLLGDGETAVIEMAKASGLELLTISQRNPLLTSTFGTGQLIQAALAHGIRRFIIGIGGSATNDGGTGMAEALGAKFYDKYGSQLKMRGDTLTRIASIDLSGLDKRLMESTIDVACDVDSPLLGPTGATAIFSKQKGADQLMQVQLEQGLSNLAELATEISQKEFHLVPGSGAAGGLGFGLQLFCGGLLVSGVERVIEELDLVKAIAKADLIFTGEGSLDSQTSYGKVIAGLAKVAKAQKKPLIACVGRIDGDVRPLYLQGVTAAFSILPKLDSLNHCLEQGPDNLAATCEAIGRLLSIKKDLSTLGK from the coding sequence ATGATGAAGACAATTTTATTAGCACCAGATTCATTTAAAGATAGTATGACTGCTTTTGATGCTTGTTTAGCGATGGAAACTGGATTAAAGCGTGTATTTGGTAAGCATGTTATTTATCAGCAAATGCCGATGTCAGATGGTGGTGAGGGGATAGTAGATACATTGGTTACAGCTACGAATGGACAGAAGGTGACAGTAACGGTTGAGGGGCCGTTACCTTCAATGCAAGTAACCAGCTATTATGGTCTATTAGGTGATGGTGAGACAGCAGTGATCGAAATGGCAAAGGCGAGTGGTTTGGAACTATTAACTATTTCGCAGCGTAATCCACTTCTTACATCCACTTTTGGTACTGGTCAATTAATTCAAGCAGCATTAGCTCATGGCATTAGACGATTTATTATTGGAATTGGGGGCAGTGCAACGAATGATGGTGGTACAGGAATGGCTGAGGCGTTAGGTGCAAAATTTTATGATAAGTACGGCTCACAGTTAAAAATGAGAGGGGATACGTTGACTAGAATCGCATCAATTGACTTGTCAGGATTGGATAAACGCTTAATGGAATCGACTATTGACGTAGCTTGTGATGTTGATAGTCCGTTATTAGGTCCTACTGGGGCAACAGCGATATTTAGTAAGCAAAAGGGAGCAGACCAATTAATGCAAGTTCAATTGGAACAGGGGCTATCAAATTTAGCGGAGTTAGCAACAGAAATCAGTCAGAAAGAATTTCATCTAGTTCCTGGAAGCGGTGCGGCTGGTGGGCTTGGTTTTGGCCTTCAACTATTTTGTGGTGGTCTATTAGTCTCAGGTGTCGAGCGAGTGATAGAGGAGCTTGATTTAGTTAAAGCTATTGCTAAGGCAGATCTTATATTTACGGGAGAAGGCTCTTTAGATAGTCAAACATCATATGGAAAAGTTATTGCGGGACTAGCTAAAGTGGCTAAAGCCCAAAAGAAGCCGTTAATTGCTTGTGTTGGTCGAATAGATGGTGATGTTAGACCATTGTATCTTCAAGGAGTGACGGCTGCTTTTAGTATTTTGCCTAAACTTGATTCATTGAATCACTGTTTGGAGCAAGGCCCAGACAATTTAGCAGCAACATGTGAAGCAATCGGACGTTTATTAAGTATAAAAAAAGACTTATCTACCTTAGGTAAATAA
- the mreD gene encoding rod shape-determining protein MreD, with amino-acid sequence MTKERKKRLFYALPFIFFFLMLFDGHLSSIILTIFAVPMSFTSNLLLMMMMFATFQMSKSYMISWALVMGLLYDSYYYNVIGINFVLFPLLVWFMYLLFERVVPNTFTIILAFILFVTALSVGRVILLSLFKLTDTTILDYLTRTLAPTLVVNLILIIILVGPLKKLVNIKR; translated from the coding sequence ATGACAAAAGAAAGAAAAAAAAGATTGTTTTATGCCTTGCCGTTTATTTTTTTCTTCCTCATGCTATTCGATGGACACTTAAGCAGTATTATTTTAACCATTTTTGCTGTCCCTATGTCGTTTACGAGTAATTTATTACTGATGATGATGATGTTTGCGACGTTTCAGATGTCGAAAAGCTATATGATTAGTTGGGCATTAGTGATGGGGTTGCTATATGATTCCTACTATTATAATGTGATTGGGATTAATTTTGTTTTATTTCCACTACTAGTTTGGTTTATGTATCTTTTGTTTGAACGTGTTGTTCCAAATACATTTACAATTATTTTAGCGTTTATTTTATTTGTCACGGCATTATCTGTTGGTCGAGTAATTTTGTTAAGCTTATTTAAATTAACAGATACAACGATTTTGGATTACTTAACGAGAACATTAGCGCCAACACTAGTGGTTAACTTAATTTTAATCATAATTCTAGTGGGTCCGCTAAAAAAATTAGTCAATATAAAACGCTAG
- a CDS encoding DUF1129 family protein has product MTPNKKSQTYRDLTNDLEKKLIPINQTYFSDLRLYLMTGGLFNDEEQVDAQIYNIGCDIFEAQEHGESAEDFFGKNPQKMANEILKEFPKISWHKKFTYSLYLVSIFWFFQLISDLNSSSGLTINVLAYSLTAGLSLGSSVLFFYGIQRSVYLSTDNWLKKSKVVRFLILWLVACVFIGLFVVITLFTPKLLTVNIPTPFDSVIIVGLVLGAVGLILAKKVKEFYPSIVVILALGLTGLLKRLPVIKNSLTQKEFIYVTIGIILVSYIIYLFLTRKMIKKQTQDSE; this is encoded by the coding sequence ATGACACCAAATAAAAAATCTCAAACATATCGTGATTTGACAAATGACTTAGAGAAAAAGTTGATACCAATTAATCAAACCTATTTTAGCGATTTGCGTTTGTACTTAATGACAGGTGGTTTATTTAACGATGAGGAGCAGGTAGATGCTCAAATCTATAACATTGGCTGTGACATATTTGAAGCACAAGAACATGGGGAGTCAGCAGAAGATTTTTTTGGGAAAAATCCACAAAAAATGGCTAATGAGATATTAAAAGAGTTTCCAAAGATTAGTTGGCATAAAAAATTTACTTATTCATTGTATTTAGTGAGTATCTTTTGGTTCTTTCAGCTAATTAGTGACTTGAATAGCTCATCCGGTCTAACGATTAATGTGTTGGCTTATAGTTTAACTGCGGGTTTATCATTAGGTAGTAGTGTTTTATTTTTTTATGGGATACAACGCTCAGTTTATTTATCTACTGATAATTGGTTAAAAAAGAGTAAAGTTGTCCGTTTTCTTATTCTGTGGCTGGTTGCTTGTGTATTTATCGGATTATTTGTAGTTATTACCTTATTCACACCCAAGTTGTTAACAGTTAATATTCCAACTCCTTTTGATAGTGTGATTATTGTAGGACTTGTTTTAGGTGCTGTTGGGTTAATTTTAGCCAAAAAAGTAAAAGAGTTTTATCCAAGTATTGTTGTTATTTTGGCTTTAGGCTTGACCGGTTTACTTAAACGTCTACCAGTAATCAAAAATAGTCTGACGCAAAAGGAATTCATATATGTGACAATAGGCATTATTTTAGTGAGTTACATTATTTATCTTTTCTTGACAAGAAAGATGATAAAAAAACAAACGCAAGATTCAGAATAG
- a CDS encoding ABC transporter ATP-binding protein — translation MLDIKHLSASHDTKIILQEINLTVARDDIVALIGPSGTGKTTLIECINGLQKITSGNITLNGTPVTPRQQTISWIPQQYGLLPWATVYDNVLMGVTIKKIPVTDLLKQQVSDLLQSLGLSELVNQFPNQLSGGQQQRVAIARAMLVNPDIFLLDEPFSALDALTREQMQAQFFSQWQIHKAPTILITHDVEEAVFLGSRIVLLSGSPGQIVADIPNDKLFHLALSERRVSSLFYEQVRLVREALGR, via the coding sequence ATGTTAGATATTAAGCATCTTAGTGCGAGTCATGACACTAAAATCATTTTACAAGAAATTAATTTAACGGTTGCACGTGATGATATTGTCGCCTTAATTGGTCCAAGTGGCACTGGAAAGACCACACTTATCGAGTGTATTAATGGGCTACAAAAGATTACTTCAGGTAATATTACACTCAATGGGACGCCAGTGACACCAAGACAACAGACAATTAGTTGGATTCCACAGCAATATGGTTTATTACCATGGGCGACGGTTTATGATAACGTATTAATGGGTGTAACGATAAAAAAAATTCCGGTGACGGACTTATTAAAGCAACAAGTAAGTGACTTGCTACAATCATTGGGCTTATCAGAACTAGTCAATCAATTTCCAAATCAATTAAGTGGTGGGCAACAGCAACGAGTTGCGATTGCTCGTGCAATGTTGGTTAATCCAGATATTTTCTTATTGGATGAACCTTTTTCAGCTTTGGACGCTTTAACGAGAGAACAGATGCAAGCCCAATTTTTTAGCCAGTGGCAAATCCACAAAGCACCAACTATTTTAATTACACATGATGTTGAAGAAGCGGTATTTTTAGGTAGTCGAATTGTCTTGCTATCCGGATCACCGGGACAAATTGTGGCTGATATCCCTAATGATAAATTATTTCACTTAGCGCTGAGTGAACGTCGTGTTTCCTCATTATTTTATGAGCAAGTACGACTAGTAAGGGAGGCGCTCGGACGATGA
- a CDS encoding PadR family transcriptional regulator, with product MKESQLLKGVLEGCVLQIISQKEIYGYELVQQLKIHGFTHIVGGTVYPLLQKLEKQGLIKGQMKKSFEGPNRKYFCLTELGREYLKKFKEQWTDLVQTVTLIIGEENKDDTK from the coding sequence GTGAAAGAATCACAACTGCTAAAAGGGGTGCTTGAAGGATGTGTTTTACAAATTATTTCGCAAAAAGAAATTTATGGTTATGAATTAGTTCAACAACTAAAAATCCATGGTTTTACTCATATTGTTGGAGGAACGGTTTATCCGTTACTACAAAAGTTAGAGAAGCAAGGGTTAATTAAAGGGCAAATGAAAAAATCATTTGAAGGCCCAAATCGCAAGTATTTTTGTTTGACAGAACTTGGACGAGAGTATTTAAAAAAATTCAAAGAACAGTGGACTGACCTAGTTCAAACTGTAACGCTAATTATTGGGGAGGAAAATAAAGATGACACCAAATAA
- a CDS encoding ABC transporter permease: MKTMKKKWVPLLVGVLVINFLWWIASLAVNQSMLPSPFVVYAHFGQLNPSMMWLHVYNSLIRLFWGLLLAVSLGFGIGLLMGRSNHWNRWLDPLVYLTYPIPKVALLPIIMLLFGLGNVSKIMLITLIVVFQVILSVRDGIRSIPPSYYQQLIVLGASRWQIFEKITLPAAMAAILNAVRIALGTAIAILFFTEVYGTQYGLGYFVMDAWGRLNYLDMYCGILILSLVAFLLFLLIDVLESSLLKWRQYT, encoded by the coding sequence ATGAAAACAATGAAAAAAAAGTGGGTACCATTACTCGTAGGCGTACTAGTTATTAATTTTCTTTGGTGGATAGCAAGTCTAGCAGTCAATCAAAGTATGTTACCATCACCATTTGTTGTATATGCACACTTTGGTCAACTAAATCCCAGCATGATGTGGCTACACGTTTATAATAGTCTGATACGTTTATTTTGGGGATTACTTTTAGCCGTTAGTTTGGGATTTGGTATTGGATTATTGATGGGCAGATCCAATCATTGGAATCGCTGGTTAGATCCGTTAGTATATTTAACCTATCCGATACCTAAAGTCGCGCTATTGCCTATTATTATGTTACTATTTGGCTTAGGAAATGTGTCCAAAATTATGTTGATTACTTTAATTGTAGTCTTCCAAGTCATTTTATCTGTTAGAGATGGTATTCGTTCAATTCCGCCAAGTTATTATCAGCAATTAATTGTTTTAGGTGCTAGTCGTTGGCAAATCTTTGAGAAAATAACTTTGCCAGCTGCTATGGCGGCAATTTTAAATGCTGTCAGAATTGCTTTAGGAACAGCGATTGCAATTCTTTTCTTTACTGAAGTGTACGGAACGCAATATGGACTTGGTTATTTTGTAATGGATGCATGGGGTAGGTTAAATTATTTAGACATGTATTGTGGTATTTTAATTTTAAGTTTGGTTGCTTTCTTATTATTCTTATTAATTGATGTATTAGAGAGTTCCTTGTTAAAATGGCGCCAATATACATAA
- a CDS encoding nitroreductase family protein produces the protein MSEFVNLLKNRRSIYALGKNSPLSNEELETLVTEVVRESPTAFNSQTQRVVFLSGDAHQKLWDMTAAALKPMMPEAAFSGTQEKLQGFANGTGTILFFEDMDIVKNLQEQFALYAENFPIWSEQASGLTQANVWTALAEKGIGANLQHYNPVIDEAVQNEWNIPTSWKLRAQLVYGSIEAAAGEKEYMENSERFKSFN, from the coding sequence ATGTCAGAATTCGTTAATTTATTAAAAAATCGTCGATCAATCTATGCACTAGGAAAAAATAGCCCATTATCAAATGAGGAATTAGAAACATTAGTTACTGAAGTTGTTCGTGAATCACCAACAGCATTTAACTCACAAACACAACGCGTGGTCTTCTTATCTGGTGATGCGCACCAAAAATTATGGGATATGACGGCAGCAGCATTAAAACCAATGATGCCAGAAGCTGCTTTTTCTGGAACACAAGAGAAGTTACAAGGATTTGCTAATGGAACTGGAACAATTTTATTTTTTGAAGACATGGATATTGTTAAAAACTTACAAGAACAATTTGCTTTATATGCAGAAAACTTCCCAATCTGGTCAGAGCAAGCAAGTGGTTTAACACAGGCCAACGTTTGGACAGCTTTAGCTGAAAAAGGTATCGGGGCCAACTTACAACATTATAATCCAGTAATTGATGAAGCCGTACAAAATGAATGGAATATTCCAACTTCATGGAAGCTAAGAGCACAATTAGTGTATGGCTCAATTGAAGCAGCTGCTGGAGAAAAAGAATATATGGAAAACAGTGAACGTTTCAAATCGTTTAACTAA
- a CDS encoding NlpC/P60 family protein has product MKKKILSALLVSGITLSATALPVAVNADAIDDQIASQDKKIKELSSKESSATAELASIQANISEIRNEAESLQSEQVSLSKEIDSLNKEIAELEKRIEKRDASIREQARSMQVDSASTGMLDLVLSSESVSDAVTKVFAASKLVGANNDLLQQQQDDKDAVEANRSAVETKMAEVQENAVALEAKKGELEDQQLAQTAIVSQISADKEKESGKKNQFLAQKAEAEKQREAQQKAVEAAQKVAAERKAETAKQEVVKKAEEKQSSDKGTNNVATVDNSSSNNSTSSSSTASQTESNASQETNTSTTTESSSNNSSTQESTNNNNSNSSNTSTTPAPTPTPAPSSNGSAVVAEAYKHIGKPYVWGAKGPSSFDCSGFTSYVYRQAAGREIGGWTVPQESAGQTISLSQLQPGDLVFWGSQGSTHHVGIYVGGGQYIHAPQPGQSVTVQSISAWSPDFGVRM; this is encoded by the coding sequence GTGAAAAAGAAAATATTATCTGCCTTATTAGTAAGCGGGATTACATTGTCGGCAACAGCTCTTCCCGTAGCAGTGAATGCTGATGCAATTGATGATCAAATTGCATCACAAGATAAAAAAATTAAAGAGTTATCTAGTAAAGAAAGTTCAGCAACAGCTGAATTAGCAAGTATTCAAGCAAATATTTCAGAAATTCGTAATGAGGCAGAAAGTTTACAAAGTGAACAAGTTAGCCTAAGTAAAGAAATTGATTCTTTAAATAAAGAAATTGCTGAATTGGAAAAACGTATTGAAAAACGTGACGCTTCAATTCGCGAACAAGCACGTTCAATGCAAGTCGATTCAGCTAGTACTGGAATGCTGGACTTAGTTTTAAGTTCTGAATCAGTTTCTGATGCGGTAACTAAAGTGTTTGCTGCAAGTAAATTAGTTGGCGCTAATAATGATTTGCTACAACAACAACAAGATGATAAAGATGCTGTAGAAGCTAATCGCTCCGCAGTTGAAACAAAAATGGCTGAAGTACAAGAGAATGCAGTGGCTTTAGAAGCTAAAAAAGGTGAATTAGAAGATCAACAATTAGCACAAACTGCAATTGTTAGTCAAATTTCTGCTGATAAAGAAAAAGAATCTGGTAAAAAGAATCAATTCTTAGCTCAAAAAGCAGAAGCTGAAAAACAACGTGAAGCACAACAAAAAGCAGTTGAAGCAGCACAAAAAGTAGCTGCAGAACGTAAAGCCGAAACAGCTAAACAAGAAGTAGTTAAAAAAGCTGAAGAAAAACAATCATCAGATAAAGGTACAAATAATGTAGCTACAGTTGATAATTCTTCATCAAATAATTCAACATCAAGTAGCTCAACAGCTAGTCAAACTGAATCAAATGCGTCTCAAGAAACTAATACAAGTACAACTACTGAGTCTTCAAGCAATAATAGTTCAACTCAAGAAAGTACAAATAATAATAATAGTAATTCAAGTAACACATCGACTACGCCAGCACCAACACCTACGCCCGCACCATCTTCAAATGGTAGTGCAGTTGTAGCTGAAGCTTACAAACATATTGGTAAACCTTATGTTTGGGGAGCTAAAGGTCCAAGTAGTTTTGACTGTTCAGGTTTTACATCATATGTTTACCGCCAAGCAGCTGGCCGTGAAATCGGTGGTTGGACTGTACCACAAGAAAGTGCAGGTCAAACTATTTCTTTAAGTCAATTACAACCAGGAGACTTAGTATTCTGGGGTTCTCAAGGATCAACTCATCACGTGGGAATTTATGTTGGTGGGGGACAATATATTCATGCACCACAACCAGGACAATCTGTAACGGTTCAAAGTATTTCTGCATGGTCACCTGATTTTGGGGTACGCATGTAA
- a CDS encoding VanZ family protein yields MPKSRHNQPMLPNPWKMQLHPLIMFKEFGEVQGFYPKQLSTYPILFKSFTFLQVAFNVLLLFPLGVYLRYFFKTSKKWYLAIMIGFFVSLFFEVSQITALFGYFDYPYRHFDVDDIITNTLGTWLGFVLAPLILFFIPSREAIKEKDLHYEQSRLASYGAQVIECLLTYFIGKDLIGSLLQALLKTTDVTSELLGIFICLVVLPYIFYGRTLGGLIVNVKLVSNGQRPSLLMLMKRLVLVAMPLFLIRILQWVQQFNNESPIVIMSTVFLFVLFAITWLMIVITVLQQWIRRFNEPYFNRYVGIHGEFSRKQKAKK; encoded by the coding sequence ATGCCCAAAAGTCGCCATAACCAACCAATGTTACCAAATCCGTGGAAAATGCAACTACATCCATTGATTATGTTTAAAGAATTTGGTGAGGTACAAGGCTTTTATCCGAAGCAACTGAGTACCTATCCAATTTTATTTAAGTCATTTACGTTTTTACAAGTAGCCTTTAATGTCTTACTGTTATTTCCATTAGGGGTTTACTTACGTTACTTTTTTAAAACATCTAAAAAATGGTATTTGGCAATTATGATTGGCTTTTTTGTGTCATTATTTTTTGAAGTATCACAAATCACAGCCCTATTTGGTTATTTTGATTATCCTTATCGCCACTTTGATGTGGATGACATTATTACTAATACTTTGGGTACGTGGCTTGGTTTTGTGTTGGCACCACTTATTTTATTTTTTATTCCCAGTCGTGAAGCAATTAAGGAAAAAGATTTACATTATGAACAAAGTCGGTTGGCTTCTTACGGCGCACAGGTTATCGAATGCTTGTTGACCTATTTTATTGGTAAAGATCTTATTGGTAGTTTGCTACAAGCTTTATTAAAAACGACAGATGTGACATCAGAATTATTGGGTATATTTATTTGTCTAGTTGTTTTACCGTATATTTTTTACGGTCGAACACTTGGTGGCTTGATAGTCAACGTTAAATTGGTCTCAAATGGTCAACGACCAAGTTTATTGATGCTTATGAAACGCTTAGTTTTAGTCGCTATGCCGCTTTTTCTTATTCGGATTTTGCAGTGGGTGCAACAATTTAATAATGAAAGTCCAATTGTCATTATGTCCACGGTCTTTTTATTTGTATTGTTTGCGATAACTTGGTTAATGATTGTTATAACGGTATTACAACAATGGATCCGTCGATTTAATGAACCGTATTTTAATCGTTATGTCGGTATTCATGGGGAATTTAGTCGTAAACAAAAAGCCAAAAAATAG